Proteins encoded by one window of Chryseobacterium foetidum:
- a CDS encoding Gfo/Idh/MocA family protein — translation MLKAGLVGAGHLGKIHLRLLNQSDKYEFVGFHDKDAENGRKLEAEFGYRYFENFDELLDQIEMLDIVTPTLYHYDYALKAIEKGLHFFIEKPVTQTLEQAEEIVRKCRENGIKAQVGHVERYNPAFIGAKDYIQDPMFIEIHRLAEFNPRGTDVSVVLDLMIHDLDILLSVVKSKVKNIHASGVCVVSKSPDITNARIEFENGCVANLTTSRISMKAMRKSRFFQKDAYISVDFLEKKAEVIRMKEAPENPTPFDMIIENAEGEKNQILFEYPNIQANNAILDELNSFADAILQEKNVEVSLEDGTEALKVALEIMELIS, via the coding sequence ATGTTAAAAGCAGGTTTGGTAGGTGCAGGTCATTTGGGAAAAATCCATTTGAGGCTTCTTAATCAGTCAGATAAATATGAATTTGTTGGTTTTCACGATAAGGATGCAGAAAACGGCAGAAAACTTGAAGCCGAATTCGGGTACAGATATTTTGAAAATTTTGATGAGTTGCTGGATCAGATTGAGATGCTGGACATTGTGACGCCGACGCTTTATCATTACGATTATGCTTTAAAAGCAATTGAAAAAGGACTTCATTTCTTCATTGAAAAACCGGTGACTCAAACGTTGGAACAGGCCGAAGAAATCGTGAGAAAATGCCGTGAGAACGGGATCAAAGCACAGGTTGGACATGTTGAAAGATATAATCCTGCGTTCATTGGTGCGAAAGATTATATTCAGGATCCGATGTTTATTGAAATTCACCGTTTGGCAGAGTTTAATCCGCGTGGAACCGATGTTTCTGTAGTTTTGGATTTAATGATTCACGATCTTGATATTTTGTTGAGTGTGGTGAAATCCAAAGTGAAAAATATTCACGCAAGCGGTGTCTGTGTGGTGAGTAAAAGTCCAGATATTACAAATGCGAGAATTGAATTTGAAAACGGTTGTGTTGCCAATTTAACGACTTCCAGAATTTCAATGAAAGCCATGCGAAAAAGCCGTTTTTTCCAGAAAGATGCTTATATTTCTGTAGATTTCTTGGAAAAAAAGGCCGAAGTTATCCGAATGAAAGAAGCGCCGGAAAACCCAACACCTTTCGATATGATTATTGAAAATGCTGAAGGTGAAAAGAATCAGATTTTATTTGAATATCCTAATATTCAGGCGAATAATGCCATTTTGGATGAATTGAATTCGTTTGCAGATGCCATTCTTCAGGAGAAAAATGTAGAAGTTTCTTTGGAAGATGGGACTGAAGCTTTGAAAGTGGCTTTGGAGATTATGGAATTGATTTCGTAG
- a CDS encoding protein-L-isoaspartate(D-aspartate) O-methyltransferase, whose protein sequence is MQDSFVHKGKRRNLVDYLRRSIGISDENVLAAINHVPRHLFIESIFEDYAYEDRAFPIAAHQTISHPSTVAEQSELLEVKEGEKVLEIGTGCGYQTAVLIAMKALVYTVERQKDLFDFSKKKLREMNLYPKFQSFGDGFAGLPTFAPFDKIIVTCGASVLPTELLKQLKVGGKMVIPLGPTDQQVLYRFTKISPTEFEKEEFGAYKFVPMLNNTNQ, encoded by the coding sequence ATGCAGGATTCATTTGTACATAAGGGAAAGAGAAGGAATTTGGTAGATTATCTCAGACGCAGCATCGGGATTTCTGATGAAAATGTTCTCGCTGCCATCAATCACGTTCCCAGACATCTTTTTATTGAAAGTATTTTTGAAGATTACGCCTACGAAGACCGCGCTTTTCCTATCGCTGCACACCAGACGATTTCGCATCCTTCCACGGTAGCAGAGCAGTCTGAACTTCTGGAGGTAAAGGAAGGAGAAAAAGTTCTGGAAATCGGAACCGGTTGCGGTTACCAGACTGCAGTTTTAATCGCTATGAAAGCCTTGGTTTACACCGTTGAAAGACAGAAAGATCTTTTTGATTTTTCTAAAAAGAAACTGAGGGAAATGAATCTCTACCCTAAATTTCAAAGTTTCGGAGATGGTTTTGCCGGACTACCGACTTTTGCTCCTTTCGACAAAATTATCGTGACTTGCGGCGCTTCAGTTTTGCCTACGGAATTATTGAAACAGCTGAAAGTGGGTGGCAAAATGGTGATTCCGTTGGGGCCGACCGATCAGCAGGTTTTGTACAGATTTACCAAAATTTCTCCCACGGAATTTGAAAAAGAAGAATTCGGTGCCTATAAATTTGTTCCGATGCTGAATAATACCAATCAATAA
- a CDS encoding DUF1801 domain-containing protein — MINPDILDYIEKQSGSDKEICDILSKIIDAELNDAENKIWHSHPVWFLEENPIVGFSRQKKGIRLMFWSGKSFQEEKLNVEGDKFQDASIFFNDKTEINEVDLKRWLKKSVEIQWDYKNLVKRKGELIKLKG; from the coding sequence ATGATTAATCCTGATATTCTTGATTACATTGAAAAACAGTCAGGTTCAGACAAAGAAATCTGCGATATACTTTCAAAAATAATTGATGCGGAACTGAATGATGCAGAAAATAAAATCTGGCATTCTCATCCCGTTTGGTTTCTGGAGGAAAATCCGATTGTAGGTTTCAGCAGACAGAAAAAAGGAATCCGTCTGATGTTTTGGAGCGGAAAATCTTTTCAGGAAGAAAAACTGAATGTAGAAGGCGATAAATTTCAGGATGCTTCAATATTTTTCAATGATAAAACTGAGATTAACGAAGTTGATTTGAAGCGATGGCTTAAAAAATCTGTAGAAATACAGTGGGACTATAAAAATTTAGTTAAAAGAAAGGGCGAATTGATTAAACTTAAGGGCTAA
- a CDS encoding 2-hydroxyacid dehydrogenase: protein MKVFVNKRIPEVGMKIMKENGLDVFVPENDNLSHEEWLKYCQESDLILNVGFHKFDKDFFEQCPNLKAIALFSVGFDHVDIKEATSRKIPVGNTPDVLSAATADTAFLLMQSVARRSSFYFERVKNGEWGDFDPLFALGQELTGKTLGIFGLGRIGFEMAKKAKYAFGMNIIYHNRNHNEEAEKELDAKYVSFDELVAQSDVLSIHANFKPEQSELFNAEVFKNMKPNAIFINTARGGFQNEHDLYEALINKEIWGAGLDVTNPEPMNKENLLLGLSTVCVLPHIGSATEEARNGMAKMAAENLVAISKGEKMPTCANEEVYG, encoded by the coding sequence ATGAAAGTATTTGTAAACAAAAGAATTCCGGAAGTTGGAATGAAGATAATGAAAGAAAATGGTCTTGATGTTTTCGTCCCTGAAAACGACAATCTTTCCCATGAAGAATGGCTGAAATATTGTCAGGAAAGTGATCTGATTCTGAATGTGGGTTTTCATAAATTCGATAAAGATTTTTTCGAACAATGCCCAAACTTAAAAGCTATTGCTCTTTTTTCAGTAGGTTTTGATCACGTTGATATTAAAGAAGCTACATCAAGAAAAATTCCTGTTGGAAACACACCGGATGTTTTAAGTGCAGCAACGGCAGATACTGCGTTTCTTTTAATGCAATCGGTAGCACGCAGATCAAGCTTTTATTTTGAAAGAGTAAAAAACGGCGAGTGGGGAGATTTCGATCCTCTTTTTGCACTGGGTCAGGAACTTACAGGGAAAACTTTGGGAATTTTCGGTTTGGGAAGAATTGGTTTTGAAATGGCTAAAAAAGCGAAATATGCTTTCGGAATGAATATCATTTACCATAACAGAAATCACAACGAAGAAGCGGAAAAAGAGCTCGATGCTAAATACGTTTCGTTTGATGAACTGGTGGCTCAGTCTGATGTGCTGTCCATCCATGCAAATTTCAAACCTGAACAAAGCGAACTTTTTAATGCTGAAGTTTTTAAAAACATGAAGCCTAATGCAATTTTTATCAATACAGCGAGAGGAGGATTTCAGAATGAGCACGATTTGTACGAAGCCCTGATCAACAAAGAAATCTGGGGAGCCGGTTTGGATGTCACCAATCCAGAACCCATGAATAAAGAAAATCTTTTGCTCGGCCTATCCACCGTCTGTGTACTCCCACACATCGGTTCGGCAACCGAAGAAGCCCGAAACGGAATGGCAAAAATGGCCGCCGAAAATCTGGTCGCCATCTCAAAAGGAGAAAAAATGCCAACCTGTGCGAATGAGGAAGTGTACGGGTGA